A window of the Leucothrix mucor DSM 2157 genome harbors these coding sequences:
- a CDS encoding ABC transporter ATP-binding protein: MTLHPANQSPDSSQPATVVDLRQLSFSYTMQDSTLDVLIDVDLTLQQGETVAILGPSGSGKTSLLLLLAGLEQPTSGSILLDNKDLASLDSDALADLRRDSLGVVFQSFHLVPSLTALGNVMLPLEIAERDNARQTATAMLERVGLAERAGHYPTQLSGGEQQRVALARALVHQPRLLLADEPTGNLDAKTGERIIELLFGLNRESGSTMILVTHDEDIAAQCQRVFRLQQGKLVEDAPNALPA, encoded by the coding sequence ATGACCCTGCATCCGGCCAACCAATCTCCCGACTCATCTCAGCCCGCCACTGTTGTCGATCTCCGGCAGTTAAGCTTTTCTTACACCATGCAAGACTCCACGCTGGACGTGTTGATCGACGTTGATCTAACGCTGCAGCAAGGCGAAACTGTGGCGATATTAGGTCCGTCGGGCTCTGGTAAAACCTCGCTGTTATTGTTGCTTGCCGGTTTGGAGCAGCCCACTAGCGGCTCGATTCTATTGGATAATAAAGACCTCGCCAGCTTGGATTCGGATGCATTGGCAGATCTTCGCCGCGATAGTCTGGGGGTTGTATTTCAGTCATTCCATCTGGTCCCGAGTTTAACGGCTTTGGGGAATGTTATGTTGCCGCTGGAAATTGCAGAACGTGACAATGCCCGCCAAACCGCAACGGCGATGCTGGAGCGGGTCGGGCTGGCCGAGCGGGCAGGGCATTATCCAACACAGTTATCAGGGGGCGAGCAGCAACGAGTGGCCCTTGCGCGTGCTTTAGTCCACCAGCCACGCTTATTATTGGCCGATGAGCCAACCGGTAACCTCGATGCCAAAACCGGTGAGCGTATTATCGAATTACTGTTTGGCTTAAACCGGGAAAGTGGCTCGACCATGATTTTGGTGACGCATGATGAAGACATCGCAGCGCAGTGCCAGCGGGTGTTTCGTCTACAGCAAGGTAAATTAGTGGAGGATGCCCCCAATGCGCTTCCTGCTTAG